TGGAGCTCCTGATCCCAGCTCAGAGCTGGGGCAGGGTCCTCAGGAAGACAGGAtggctggcacacagtaggtacaccAGGAACATGCCAGGAGACATGACGTGGGGAACCTTTACtcatctgagcctcactttctccTTCTATAAGGTGGGGATGGGATGTCTGCTTCATGGGGTGTCTGGAAGACAGCCACTCGACGAGTGTGTGCAGATACTTTTGtgtacacacacgtacacatggcACAGGTCGACCTCGTACCGACAGCTAATTACCACACTTCCCACGTGTAGGCTGTCCCCCAGGCACTCATGAACCTCCTCAATTCTAAGAGGCACAGAAAGCCGCACGcacttgcccaagaccacacgGCTAGAAAGAGCTGGAAGGCTAGAAACAGCTGGAAGGTGCCCGGGAGGCACCCAGGTGCTACATCCGGGTTGTAACAGACACCGGGAAGCCCGCAGCAGAACCGACTTCAGACCCAGCAAACAGACCCTAGAGGCAGAGCTGTGCGCCTGCCAAGGGCTGGAGGCAGGCTCTGCCGCAGAGCGAGCAGGGAGAGCTGAGGGGGGCTGCGCGCGGCGGGGGCAGGCATCTGAGGCAGCAGGTGAAGTCAGGGTTGTAGGGCCTGAGGGCTCACTCCCAATGCAGCAGGAGGCAGACGGCTGGCCAGGCGGGTTCCTAGCCAAGAGGCTGTGCAAGGATGTCCTGCCTTCCTTCCCCGTGCCCCCAAAGGCAGGCTCCTTTCCCAGATGGGCACTTGGCCCTGAACCTAAGGCCAAGGAACGAGTGGGCCCTGCCCACCCCTAAGTCCCAAGATCCTCAGTTCACACCTGCAGGGTCCCCTTGGAGACTGTGGGCTACCCAGGACCCTCAGCTGAGGGCAGGGTCAGTCTGCACCCCTCCTTCCCACCACAGCTCCTCGTGGGGCTTCCAGACCACCCCAGAGAACAACAGTCCACAGCCAGGGTCCCAGACAGCACACACGTCACCTTCACAGGCCACAGAACTACCCAAACAGGAGGTGCGCTGAGCCTCCATCCAGATGCCCACCCCTCAGGAGAGACACTACTTGGAGACCAGGAACTTCCACATAGGTCTATCCTGAAGCTTCAGCATGCGCTGGCAGCGTGCGGTGCTGCGATGATTACAGGCTTTATTTCACGTGCAGTTCCTAGTTTCCCGAGTGTCTGAATGTGCACCAACCACCAGACAGGTAGAAACGCTGGGCCATGGACTCAGGCCCCCCGCCTGGAGCTGGCCCTTCAGACCCAAGATGCTGGGGAACCTGTGGCGTTAGCAGTCCCTGGGGGACAGATGGGAGCAGGGACGCACTCGCGGCTGCACAGAAAATGCAGGTGGAGGCGGCTGACAGCTTTATTGCTCTGAGGAAGGGAGGCCAGAGGCTCAGGAACTCTTGGTGGGGCGGCTCGGCTTCCTCTTTACCATCACAGGCTTCTGGCTGCGCAGGATGGCGCTGGCTCTGCGGATGGCGGCCTGTAGGCGAGGCGGGCTCAGGTCACCTCCCTGGGAGTCTGTGCCCCCCACCTTGTATTCCCAGAGCGCAGGTCCAGCTCCACAGTCAGGAGAGGACTGCCCCTTGCAGCACCGCCCAGGTGCCCCGGGCCCCTGCCCGCCTCACGGGTCCAGCCCCGCTCACCATGCGCAAATCCGGGCGGTACTTATTCTTCCGGATCATGTGCCGGATGCTGCTGAGGGTGGCCCGGGCATTCTTGTTGATGGTGGTCCGCACGTAGGAAGTGGCCGGCTTGCGCTGGCCTGGCAGGCAATGGGGAGAAGAGGGGCCCCAAGGGTCAGAGGAGGGGTCTGGAATGTCGGTGCCCACACCTGTTGTGAGGGCAGAATCCCACCCAGAGAGTCCGAGTGGCTGGGCCGTGTTGAGTGCAGGAGGCTGCCTCATCTCCCAGCTCCACTTAGGGAGCAATCACAGCGACAACCACAGGCCAGGCCCTGCACCGATGCAGGTGTCTCCTCCCTACCCCAACCCGGAGACAACGCTGCTCAGCTCACTGGACAAAAGGTGGACTCTCACGTGTAAGGTCACATGTGCACAGCAGTTGTCCGAACCCAAGCGAGGCAGGCACTTGGCACCGCATGGGCCAGGTAGTGAGTGCTCCCCAGAAAGCAGCTCTGCTCCTCTCATGTCCACACCCTCCCAGGCCCAAGCTACCAGTCTGGGCAACAAGAATCCAAAAGGCCGAGCTCTGAGGCCTGGCCCTGATCAATGAGGGGTGATTTGGAGCCACAGGAGGgactggaggaggaagggcagcagtgggggggcggggcggtgTGAGCGTCTGGGCGGTGTGAGCGTCTGGGTGTGTGTGCTGAGCACCCGCCTCTCACCTGCACACAGCTGGAGTCTGCCCTTTACTGCCCAGGCAGGATGGAAACGAAACCCCACCCCCCTTTACTGTGCCTCAGAGCTGATGGGGTCCTGGTTGCATCCTGCGCCTCTGGGTGCCCCCAAGAAGCCCAGGACCCCGTACCACACTGGAGGTTTGATGTTAGCCTTCGCTGACCCCAGAAGGGAGCCCACGTTACCCCCTCAGGTCAACCCAGTTTCTCACAGCCCAGAGCGAGCCACCAACAAG
Above is a genomic segment from Ovis canadensis isolate MfBH-ARS-UI-01 breed Bighorn chromosome 14, ARS-UI_OviCan_v2, whole genome shotgun sequence containing:
- the RPL28 gene encoding large ribosomal subunit protein eL28 isoform X1: MSAHLQWMVVRNCSSFLIKRNKQTYSTEPNNLKARNSFRYNGLIHRKTVGVEPAADGKGVVVVMKRRSGQRKPATSYVRTTINKNARATLSSIRHMIRKNKYRPDLRMAAIRRASAILRSQKPVMVKRKPSRPTKSS